A segment of the Salminus brasiliensis chromosome 5, fSalBra1.hap2, whole genome shotgun sequence genome:
TGGAGCTATGCTGTGGTAAATATAGAACTTTTCCCTGCCTGTATAATTAAGGTTCTGTGATTGAGTTAAAGGAaagagccacacacaaagtctAAGCTGCTCTTTATAATTTGACAATGCAGTatgtaaaaaattaaattaaaatattgttCATTTTTGTAGGGATGAATACTACTAACTACTAGAATACTGTGATGCTTATCATGTTTTCATGTCACCTGCCTCTAGTATAAGcccagcttctctctccctttgtgCTTCTGTAAGAGCACTTCTAGACATTTTGTTTaaatacagctttaaacacacttAATAATTGTTTTTCAACAAACCAAAAAAGAGCTTATTAGACCTTTTACCTTTCGCTTATCTGATTCGTATAGGTGTGGGAGCAGCTACTTCTGGTAAGCTGACCTTCATGGTGGGCGGAGCAGAGGAGGAGTTTACAGCAGCCAAGGAGCTGTTGAGTTGCATGGGTGCCAACGTGGTGTACTGCGGTCAGGTTGGGACAGGGCAGGTACATCTGTGGTACTACTTGTTACTCTTCACCCGAGATTTATCCACTTCTTATGAAACATTCATTGTCCTTATGTAATCCTGTATTTCTCACGTTCTTTTTCTAGGCTGCCAAGATCTGCAACAACATGCTGTTGGCAATAGGAATGATTGGGACCGCTGAGACTATGAACTTGGGCATCaggtgtgtgtatttttataagAGATGACAGGAGATACTTTGTGTTGCACTCTTCCACTGCACATGCAAATCGAGTGTCTGTCTGGTTTTGTCTGACCTTATGTTGATCACTTTACATCCTGCTGATTGGTGTTAAGTAACCTCCACTCTGATCCACTCTGACAGACTGGGCCTTGATCCTAAGCTGCTGGCAAAAATCCTCAACATGAGCTCAGGCCGCTGCTGGTCTAGTGACACCTACAATCCGGTTCCAGGAGTCATGGAGGGAGTGCCTTCGGGAAACAACTACCAAGGAGGGTTTGGAACGGCACTAATGACTAAGGTAGGATTTTTGCCATATTTTCTCTTGTTCTGTCTCATTCATGTTCTGAACACTTTGCTTAAGATTTTCATGATTATAGGTTTGCTTAAAAGTCTAAtgacataataaataataatgataaacatTTCATCGCAGGATCTGGGACTTGCACAGAACACAGCAACAAATACGAAAACTCCAGTACCACTAGGTTCTGTGGCTCACCAGATATACCGTATGATGTGTGGACGTGGCTATGCCAGCAAAGACTTCTCCTCCGTCTTCCAGTTCCTGCGGGAGGAGGAGGGCCAGTAGGGGGGCGATTAATTTTCATCCCTGAATATAGCCTTATCCTACACTGCCTGCCTCACCAGGATTTGGTGAGCATAGCATTTGCACACTTTTTGTGCTGCATTAAAATGCGCATTCGCAACGGTTTGTCTAATGGGTGAGTGAGTAGAAAGGGAGAATGTTTGTTTCAAATTAAGTCTGTACCTTGTTTTTGGAATCACGTTACCTGTTCGGGCCTGTCCTGTACAAGCCACACTCCAATATTTGACTCTAGACACTGTGAAGCAGAGGTAGTGGTTGTcttgtttttgcttgttttcgGATTGTGTTCTCTTCTGTAGACTGACTTACGGTTATGAGTGTGGTCATTGTTGGAACTGCTCTCATCCTTTCATCTAAAGGAATTGATGGTGGCTGCAATGAAGAAGTCTAAATAAATACTCACTGCACCAGCCAGTGAGCCACAACACACAATGTGTTTCACCAAAACACTGcttgttttactgttttcattgatctttgtctttttttaataggAGAGTTCAGACCCTTGTATCTACATGCCATATTCATGTACATCTGACCAGTAAGAAGAAAAACTGTTCTTAAGCTGGTTTTCACCAGATGTGACCCTCAGATACTTGGCTAACACGCTCACACTAATGAACTGCAAATTGTCCTTGATTCATTCCTTACGGTTTATTTTCAGATTCCCACAGTCTTTGTGACCTTCTGATCCAGTATGTTCTCATGGTGGACCTTAGTTGTTATAATGCTGGAAGAATGATTAAGGTCATACCTATCTAATTTGATTGACCATAGGTTTGATACATTGCTTTCACTGGAAAaattatacaattatacaaTATACCATTTCCATAATCCAATCAATAAAaagatttagagcatttatctGCTCAAATAAtccaaataaatgattataataattataatgtgaAGATGTCACACGTAAAGATGCAAATTTAAGGAAAGAAaagttattaaattaaattaagacATTCCACAACAATGATTGTACACACCATAGAAGCCTTGCTAAATTTCTTTTGCATTTAGTTCACTTAAGCCTTTGTATTAAATCTTCTTAGACATTCAACCCAAACCAGGTTTTCAGTTGTCTAAAGAGTAAATTCACTGCAGTTAATCTGTATACTTTCAACATGGGAATGTCCTCTTGTGTGAAATACTGTAAAAACCAGAGAAGTTGTAGCGGCTACCAACCTTCTATACCAAGTTTCTCTTAATTGTAATACAGTTTACATGCCTGGTCTAGTTGATAATAttttgaattaaaaaaacaagggAACTTTCATTAAGCAGATTTTGGGAGGGGAAACGGCAGGAAAGACAAGACTTAGCATTGATTTAGTAAATGCTGTCATTGTTCTGTCTAATAGTACTCAAATGCACACCATGTCTAAAGTTATCCAGACACTCATAAGTTCtgaattcagctgctttaagatgcaCCGGTTGCTGGTATAGCagtttgactgcattcagattAAATCTTGCAAGTGTCTTTTAAAGGTTTGGATATGTAAAAActaaatgtaacttttttgtATTGTTCAGTCTAAAAAAAGTAAGTTACCAGGCAACCTTCGGTTTTGAGATGATAACTTCTGTTTTAGGAATTATATTAACAGTGTAATGCTTTCTTTTGCAGTGCCTGAATTAAGGTTTTTATGGTGTCATGTTGAGTGTCGAAAATGCCAAATGAATGCCCTCTCAACCTCATATGTAGTACAACTCAGGAGAGGCTCTCTGCTTAATCATGTTGAGTATAAAGAAAGTCAGATAAAGTACATGTGTTGAGAATCATGAAATTATAAATGGACACAACTTAAACCAAAATTTAGACACCTTGTCTTTTGCAGGACGTCAAGTACGTCATTGAATATAAACACTTATCAGCGGCATGATGGGGCATATGCCGCCTAAGAGTTGTGGCTCATTTGGCGAAAATATGAAATAGCTGTTGCATTGAATTGAATAGTACACCTGTGTTTTCACGTCTAAGCCATTCAGTTAAAGTCTGTCTTTAGGGAAGGCCACCATTTGCAGTTACAAACCTGTTTATCACTTCTTCAGTAAAAATAATCAGATGTACTGCTATGTGAAGACAAGTCTCTAACCATAAAACcttaaaatgtaaattataaGGCCCATCATTCTTCCTTGATCACATTGATCTGGGTTAACTGATCTGTTCATTATAGCATATGTATCATGAACCATGCTTTTGTTCACTCCAGATGCAATTATGATATGCCACTTTATTAGCAGTTGTTCTGACCCagtgttttttaatataatacacAGAAAACTACAACTTGATGAATAATTTCTGTcaatttaatgtttattaatcaTCAAAAACACTAAAACTGCAGTATTACAGTGCATTTATCTCATTTAAATGTGTACACAACTGCCACATGGATAAAATATTACATGAGCACTATTGTCAAATGTACATGTGAATAATGTGAATTCAAtgcatcacttttttttttcctgtgtacTTGCATTAATACAATAAGTGATAACATTGATATTTAAACTGAAACTAACACAAGACTGATTAAAGCAGATATAACAAGTGGAAATAAGTGAAGCACCAAGCATATAATAATTAAAGCACGTATTTTTTAATAACTGTAGTTGTTAAAAAAGTGTGACCAAAGCAGCAACAGCAAGAAAAGTATTTCCATCATGTTGTATCCATGTTTTCAGCGGCTTGTGTAGGTCATGGGTCTAAAGAACCCAGCATTCGCAGAAGGAATCGTATCCTTGAATTatccatttccattttttttattattggtaTTGGCACGATATgaacaaagaaaacaataacACAATGTGGGGGGAAAAGCCCAGAAAAGTAAAATGCTGGTAAAtacatttcaaatcaaatcaaatcaaattttatttgtcacatacatagtcatacacagtataacttgcagtgaaatgcttttttgacagtctgctcacatcaagctatacaataaaaatctacatttaaacttaactaaaccttaacttaatgaagtaaagtgcaaaagaaaaataaaataaaaatgaagaaaataaaaatagaataagttacatttaagttaaagaatagaatataaaaatgaaaatatagaaatataagcaaaaaaaaaagtacagaatacaaatatacaaatatatatacagagatgcaTGAGGTAGAGCTTTAAACAGTCATTCAAAAGAAACCTAACTGTTCTTTTCAGTTTACACTGTTGCTGGAGTGACACTCTTAGGGGGACATAATTGTAACAGATTTCACTAACCCTGTTAACTATCTTGAGTTATGGAAATCTTAAAACTTTCTTCTACTTAAGTGAATTGAAAATTAGACCTTGAAGACTTTTATTGTTTGAACCACTTTTTTTCCCTGACAGTGTATGTTAGTCAACTACATATAAATAAGAAATTGAGTAGACATATAAACCTCCTACATATTTGTGTTCTGACAAAAAATGTTGtcagaaaaacattttttttttctgcatgtgAGGTTCTGGTATCTGTAATTACAtgtgttaatgtaaatgttccaCAGAGCAAGTGCACATTCAAATGACAAACTAAAACAGGCTTGACAAGAACTTTTACCGTACATCCTTTTCTTTATTCCCGTCACACTTCTTGTATGTCATGTCATTATTATGTAACTAAAAAATCAGGAAAATGCAACATCACAAAAAATAATAGCATTTAATGTCAAGTGCCATCTCATCAGAGTTTCCTGACATTAGCCAAAAAAAGCATGTCTGACTGAATATACACTGGTCGACTCATGGagtgtgtttttattcatttgaatCTTAATAGTGACATACACCACCATATAAGTGTATATTTGTTGACTTGTATCTTTTTGTCATCTTtgctgtatttgttttttatacatttttatttaaaataatttttatatatcaCTAGTCCATGTAGCTGGTGCACTTACATGTCATTGTTAATGGAGCTTAAGGGTTCCTTGCTGGCTGGGCATGGATGTTAACCTAGGACTGGAGAGTTATAATGTCCTTCAATTGGCTCTTCCCAACCCAGAAGCACTGGAAAAGACCCTCTCAGCAGATGCACTGTGGATAAATAATAGATAAACAACATAAGGTTTCAATGCAGTCTCTATCTTTAGGTCCAGCAGGATAACAGGTCCAGCAGTTGTTAGCTGTGTATGTTGTATATGTACCACTTAAGTTGTGTTTTAATGGGCAGTTCATAAGCTGCTTTCCCAATAGCTCTTGTGAGTTTTCTGTCCACAACCACAGCTGTATTCTACAGCCCTGCCTGGACACCCTTGGCTAAATGACACAGGTAAACGTAAACGCAGTCTCTAAGTAATCGAGcataaaacacaatatttcAGCATATTCTAATgcacataaaaatacaaaaactttgcctgtgcaaatgtttggacaccttatgaaaaatataattatatttaaggTCAGTGTACTTAAGGGTCAGTTCATAGATGTTTTGATTTTTGCATTGAGTATTTGTTTGTATTTCCTGGCAATCATATGAGGGTTatcagcatatgagcagttttcttggtctttcagaCCTCATGTTGACCTTCACAGTTCCCCTAAACAATTGTTTTTACAGTTTGCACTCTAGAACCTGCAAGCTGAAAACAGTCTTTCTGTGCGTTGTGGGCATtgattgtttcatttttttctttttctttagaCAGCTGCTCAGAGGTTGCTTAGTGTAAATACAAGTTTTGACGCTTAGAGAATGTATAAAGAAAATTTAAAACTgcaattaatatttataaatagtGACAAGCCTCAGACCTGCTCGCTTTTTAGCATATTTAATAAGGCCATTTTTGCAAGATTTCTTTAGATTATACCTTAATTATTAACTTAATTCTTCTCCGCACATTAACAACTTTTGCCTTGGAAACAATCAAATCATCATTACTTTTTGACTCTCTCTCTTATGAAAAGGAAGCGAATGCAAACAGCTGTATGGTTCAGATCTGAACTGCAAAGACCCACACGGAGGCTGTAACGCCAGACGTCACATGATCACAAGACAACCCCATAAAAAGTCCATTAAGCTCGGAGGCCTAAGTGCTGGGTTATCGAGCTGACAGCTCTTCCAAACACAGCGCCGCTGTAGTGTGGTTGGTCCACTCTCTCACATTTAGGTTGCTGTTAATTTCGACTCTTTTTCTACACATTTTTTCTGCAGAAGTCAGCTTGGTATCTCAAAGCTCTTCACATCTCCGCCTCCTTGCGTAAAATGAagaatttttaacatttttaataaaagatATTGCTTGATCATACGTGTCTCGTTTATATTGCACGAGTATCTTGCATCTATCTGTATGTAGGTCTTCGTAGGACTGTAGAATGTTTAATGTCAATGTTGCCACCATTTCTAAAACATTCACTGTATATGTTTTTTAGATTAACATGTACACGCCCTTAGATTAGCACGATATTATTTGGTTACTGTTGAGCAGAAGAACACAAGTCCCATACTTATGTAAAAGTTCAGATTTACAGTTGaacatacttaaaaaaaaagttgaagtAGGATTTGCATTTCTACCCAGGtaacagtatagtatagtaaagtACATGCTCCAAATAactgttttatttcttttattacttttttaacatGGTAAAACGGCATAATCTGCGAAATCATACATACACAGCATTTTAATATGTTCTATGTTCTTCAGAAACTAAAATTAACGTAATTAAAATACTGAGTTTCATATTTCATTCAAAGACGACACATGAACATATGATTACCACTAATGGCCTGTTTCTCTTTTCACTTAGACCTTAATTTGAACAGATTTACTGATATACTGTTTTAATACCCATCTGAAATCAACAACCCCTCCACTCCCGTTTAACTGTGTCGATTTGCAGTTAATTACTGGTTTTAAGAAATTAGTGGTAAATATGCAATTTAATCTTAAATGTTCTCCCCTGTCATTGCTGCTCAGACAACTGAACCCCCCAGTATTTCTACCTCTCAGCACTAAATGGTTTAACTTCGTTTAATTGGTAAAACTGATtggcaatattaatcaatattattCCATAttaacactgccatctagttaTAAACATATGCATTTGATGCACGTCATGTAGTAGGAACAACTTTAGATTAAACATTGCAGTTTACTTATTTATGTTGAACAAAACTGCTGTTTGAACCATCGTTTGATTTAGTTTCTCAGTGTATCTGACAGCAGCTCTTACTTTTACTGCAGATCGAAGATATAGACAGAAAACGGGGTTAGATAAAGTAATCTACATAAAGGTAGAATCCTAAGTCATGAGAACACAGGTAGTTGTTTGATGAATATTATAACAGATAAAGTATAAATACTCACAGAGCTCATTTAAACACTTGGCGCTAGAAGACGAATGAACGTGAAACGCTGAGGTtcgggggagggggaggggaagGCTGCACGCAGTTATCTGTTAGTGCGGTTCATCATATTAAATAGTTTAATAGTTTAAGTAGGACATCAAACGGTTTAAATCAGATTACAGAACAGAAGTTCAACTCAACCTTTTTTGCACAAACCGAAGCTTTCACAGATGTAAATGTACTTACAGCAGTGTGCGCGACTAGCTGTCTGATTACGAACCTTGCGAATAataaaacagttcatttaaaatgttaaagtaACGAGCCTGTTTAGAAAAAGTAATGAGGAAAAAAGAACTGAAGTGAGTAAAAAacacattgtttttgtgatatgTCGGAAGTATTAATAAAAAGTATTAAGTGACAGAAATACTCAAAAATACTCAAAAATctacttaagtacagtaacGAAGTACTTGCCCACTCTGTGCTTAAGCCTTTCGTGGAATGAGTGACGCTGTCTAGTCAACATCCAATTTCAAGTGATTAAGCGATTACTGAAAGAAATTCGAGatttttaatattgtttacaattttacagttttacatatttCAAAGTTGAAATCTACAATAGCTTACACTCAATCTTTATCTGAAGCAAATAGTTGTGGTCATTCTAATTTAGAAAAgttaaataatgaatttataTTGTACGCAGTTATACTGTACTCATGGACATTTCAATTGGCTGTCAGAAACCGTGTGGGCGAATCAAACTAGTCACGTATCTTTAGCCTAGCCAAATTACAAAATGTAAACTGGAATCTGTATGAGTTTAATGTgtaattttacacaaatgtaattaattatatataatcaaCGTTATTTCATTGCATGAACATTAGTGTTGGTGAGTGTTAAGCTCTATTACTTTGAATATAAAAATGCGATTTTATCCAATGACCAGTAGTTGAATATGCCAGAATGTAGAacgaataaaaaagaaatacagaatTGTTATATTCTTAACAGTAATTACTCTATTCTTTAAATGCGTTTAATTGCGGTACGAGTTTTATAGAAAATTAAATTTCTATTTTTAACATATAAAACTTAGCTACACAGATTGAGAGGAGAGGAACCCTTTTTGAATCTTGTTATTGTCATTTCGTGTTTCCAATGTGTTAGATCTCTTCATGGTATCACAGGATGAGCACAACATAGCTGAGATGTCCATCTCTCCTACAGTTCTGTAAAACCTTATCCCTACACAAAACCAGTCCTTAGAAAATGAGGTTACCTTTACAGTAGAAATGTCCTGACGTCCAGCTCTCGGATAAATGCACCATTAATTAACTTTCAATTACATGTTGCAGTTCTAATTATTTTGCCTTTTCTGCCAACTTGCCTATTTGGTTCGTTCTAGTCAGAGGTGAGTCGTAATAAGGTGTGTTTTGCTTAGTTCAATGACTTATCTATTGatctattttatttgttctgttCATTAATCAGGTTCGTCGAATTTAGTTTGTGCTCTAACTTTCATAGCATTAGGATCCAACAAAAGACCAGCAGGGCCTTCTCTTAAACTCTTCTCTCTATGTCATTACTTACTGAGTCATCCCTACTAAGTCATTACTGTTGCTTTATATCATATTCTATGCTAAACTATTCAAAGccaagtaataaataaagaagtagGCAGACTCAAGGTGAAATTTAGAAGGGCACGTGGAGCCGAACCGTTCACCATGCAAATACAGAAAAGGTTACAGCAACAAACTTAATATGTTTTGAGGAGCACATCTAATCTCGCTTATTTCTGCATATGACTCGCCTTCTGCTGCCTAATTACAAGAGAATATGCGTGCCTTTACCTCTAGAGAGGCTGCAAATGGCGCAGACAGCGTCCTGGCTCTTCGTGTGTGTCAGCGGGAGAGATTTCCTGCGATCTGCTGGGTGGTAAATAAGAATAGaccttttccaaaaaaaaaggtATAGATGTAGGCTggttgttattttgttttataatgGTTCATCATTAGCAAcgttttttaattatttctatAATAACCACAATATACTACTAacaattatacattattattattattattgttattactattatacgTTC
Coding sequences within it:
- the hibadhb gene encoding 3-hydroxyisobutyrate dehydrogenase b → MAALLRGSRSLVGKWHNHVASVQVSRSMASKTQVGFIGLGNMGNPMAKNLIKHGYPVIATDVFPESCKELQELGAQILDSPAEVADKADRIITMLPSSPNVIDVYTGPNGILKKVKKGSLLIDSSTIDPAVSKEMSVAAEKMGAVFMDAPVSGGVGAATSGKLTFMVGGAEEEFTAAKELLSCMGANVVYCGQVGTGQAAKICNNMLLAIGMIGTAETMNLGIRLGLDPKLLAKILNMSSGRCWSSDTYNPVPGVMEGVPSGNNYQGGFGTALMTKDLGLAQNTATNTKTPVPLGSVAHQIYRMMCGRGYASKDFSSVFQFLREEEGQ